In Candidatus Palauibacter australiensis, the following proteins share a genomic window:
- the pdxH gene encoding pyridoxamine 5'-phosphate oxidase, whose amino-acid sequence MTRGLPVLEAAADPYDLFRDWFRDAEASGLLLPESMALATATGDGRPSVRMVLLKGVGPDGFRFFTNYGSHKAAELDGNPQASLCFHWSVLERQVRVEGRVERLAAEDSAAYFATRDRGSQIGAWASAQSRPIADRAGLEAQVAEAEARFEGRDVPLPDFWGGYTLVPDRIEFWQGRANRLHDRLEYTPSEGSDEAGGEWAITRLQP is encoded by the coding sequence GTGACGCGCGGGCTGCCGGTCCTCGAGGCGGCGGCGGACCCATACGATCTGTTCCGCGACTGGTTCCGGGATGCGGAGGCCTCGGGGTTGCTCCTGCCCGAGTCGATGGCGCTCGCGACGGCGACCGGCGACGGGCGGCCTTCGGTGCGGATGGTCCTCCTGAAGGGCGTCGGCCCCGACGGCTTCCGCTTCTTCACCAACTACGGCAGCCACAAAGCCGCGGAACTGGACGGCAATCCACAGGCCTCGCTCTGCTTCCACTGGTCCGTGCTCGAGCGGCAGGTGCGCGTTGAAGGGCGTGTCGAGCGCCTCGCGGCGGAAGACTCGGCAGCGTACTTTGCGACGCGCGACCGCGGGAGCCAGATCGGCGCGTGGGCTTCCGCACAGAGCCGCCCGATCGCCGATCGCGCCGGGCTCGAGGCTCAGGTGGCGGAGGCGGAGGCCCGGTTCGAGGGGAGGGACGTGCCACTCCCCGATTTCTGGGGCGGATACACCCTGGTTCCCGACCGGATCGAGTTCTGGCAGGGTCGCGCCAACCGGCTGCACGACCGCCTCGAGTACACGCCGAGCGAAGGGAGCGACGAAGCGGGCGGCGAATGGGCGATCACCCGACTCCAGCCGTGA
- a CDS encoding Ig-like domain-containing protein, whose protein sequence is MAPLRLRAQPGARAPHPHRCRVLLLAPLLALGCGDGEPGTAPPGAPVPTTLAITPSSAVLAALGQTVQLTATVRDQTGTVMSGIGVNWASSDGGIVTVDPAGLVTAVGNGATNITATVQGGGASGAAAITVSQAVTALTVSPGQATIDALETLQLTAQALDANENPVTGVDFSWRSDDELVATVSAAGLVTAIAPGSVAISVQGSGTGLIATARIVVNVSERFALVTLYNATGGSRWTRSDNWLTDAPTGQWHGVTADAEGRVTGLDLSGIGLEGPLPEEFAHLTNLRRLNLSYNGLTGEIPGYLAEFTELEELSLAVNALTGPIPAELSGLTGLRVLDLSNDLFAGRNRLTGPVPLELAQLSDLEVLDLAFNRLTGPIPAALAGLRNLTVLDIEQNDLSGPIPPDLVSLSGLEVLSLAGNRITGAIPSALGDLSNLRDLKLHMNQLSGPIPSSLGKLRHLARLSLCCNVLTGPIPPELGNLSAVEFLGLQVNELSGSVPSEFGELSALRHLYLFTNADLRGPLPQELVSLRLITFDWILTGLCSPPNAEFQDWLRSIPRHQGEGVCPGSAP, encoded by the coding sequence ATGGCACCTCTTCGACTCCGCGCGCAGCCCGGGGCGCGAGCCCCGCATCCTCACCGTTGCCGCGTTCTGCTTCTCGCGCCGCTGCTGGCTCTGGGGTGTGGCGACGGCGAACCCGGAACCGCACCGCCGGGAGCGCCCGTACCCACCACACTGGCGATCACCCCCTCGTCCGCGGTCCTGGCCGCCCTGGGACAGACGGTGCAACTGACGGCGACCGTTCGCGATCAGACCGGCACGGTCATGTCCGGCATCGGCGTGAACTGGGCGAGCAGCGATGGCGGAATCGTGACGGTCGATCCCGCCGGGCTGGTTACGGCGGTAGGCAACGGAGCCACGAACATCACGGCCACCGTGCAGGGTGGCGGCGCCTCCGGAGCCGCCGCCATCACGGTTTCGCAGGCGGTCACCGCGCTGACGGTGTCACCCGGCCAGGCCACGATCGACGCGCTGGAAACGCTCCAGCTGACCGCGCAAGCTCTGGACGCGAACGAAAACCCGGTTACCGGGGTGGACTTCTCGTGGCGCTCCGACGACGAGTTGGTGGCTACGGTCAGCGCCGCCGGCCTGGTGACCGCGATAGCGCCGGGATCGGTGGCAATATCCGTGCAGGGGTCCGGAACCGGTCTCATCGCGACCGCGCGGATCGTTGTGAACGTGTCGGAGAGGTTTGCCCTGGTGACGCTGTACAACGCCACCGGGGGCTCGCGCTGGACGAGAAGCGACAACTGGCTGACGGACGCGCCGACCGGCCAATGGCATGGAGTGACCGCCGATGCGGAGGGCCGGGTAACCGGACTGGATCTTTCGGGCATCGGGCTCGAGGGCCCGTTGCCGGAGGAATTCGCACACCTCACGAATCTCCGGCGTCTCAACCTGTCATACAACGGGTTGACCGGTGAAATCCCGGGATACTTGGCGGAGTTCACGGAGCTCGAAGAACTCAGTCTCGCCGTGAACGCGCTCACGGGCCCGATCCCGGCCGAGCTGTCCGGCCTCACCGGCCTGAGAGTACTGGACCTCTCGAACGATCTGTTCGCGGGTCGCAACCGGCTCACCGGACCGGTTCCGCTCGAACTCGCCCAACTGAGCGATCTCGAGGTGCTGGACCTCGCCTTCAACCGCCTGACCGGCCCGATTCCCGCGGCACTCGCAGGCCTGCGGAACCTCACGGTTCTCGACATTGAGCAGAATGACCTGAGCGGCCCGATTCCACCGGATCTGGTCAGCCTCTCGGGTCTTGAGGTTCTCTCGCTCGCCGGCAATCGAATCACCGGCGCCATTCCCTCGGCGCTCGGAGACCTCTCCAATCTCCGCGACCTCAAGCTCCACATGAATCAACTGTCCGGGCCGATCCCGTCCAGTCTGGGGAAGCTGCGTCACCTGGCTCGGTTGTCCCTGTGCTGCAATGTGTTGACGGGCCCGATCCCACCGGAGTTGGGCAACCTTTCGGCCGTCGAGTTTCTCGGACTTCAGGTAAACGAGTTGTCCGGGTCCGTACCTTCCGAATTCGGAGAGCTTTCCGCGCTCCGGCACCTGTACCTGTTCACCAACGCGGATTTGCGCGGGCCGCTTCCGCAGGAACTCGTGAGTCTGCGACTCATCACGTTCGACTGGATACTCACCGGCTTGTGTTCTCCCCCCAACGCCGAATTCCAGGATTGGCTCCGAAGCATTCCCCGCCACCAGGGCGAAGGCGTGTGCCCGGGTTCCGCGCCGTAA